A window of the Aspergillus flavus chromosome 6, complete sequence genome harbors these coding sequences:
- a CDS encoding putative pyranose 2-oxidase: protein MVDTEYDALIVGSGPIGATYAKILADAGKVVLMVETGTQESKIAGEHKKNAINYQKDIDAFVHVIKGSLHYTSVPTNKAAVPTLAPISWKANGQIFNGQNPRQDPNVNLDANGVARNVGGMSTHWTCATPRQKEKVERSDIFSGDEWDSLYKEAEKLIGTSKTVLNDSIRQELVMEILNDEYGKRSAEPLPLAAKKNGSTAYITWSSSSTILDAMNCKDKFTLWPEHHCEKFVVEETDNGPQVTKAKIRKLATDELITVKAKVFIACGGPILTPQLLFNSDFVPTKPNRDPRTQIPLEDDEEGIAPPPDIPEYLKLPALGRYLTEQSMCFCQIVLKKEWIEAVANPKKNPYQSDGVKRKKWEKLKEGWKERVQKHMKRFNDPIPFPFDDLDPQVTLPLDYHHPWHTQIHRDAFSYGAAPPAIDKRTIVDLRFFGTVEPDWKNYVTFETDIRDAYGMPQPTFRYKLNDEDRKRSHQMMKDMEEAAGALGGYLPGSEPQFLAPGLALHVCGTTRAQKKEKECDPDPKETSCCDENSKIWGIHNLYVGGLNVIPGANGSNPTLTAMCFAIKSAKSILEGNS from the exons ATGGTcgatacggagtacgatgCTCTGA TCGTGGGGTCCGGCCCCATCGGCGCCACCTATGCCAAGATTCTAGCTGACGCCGGCAAGGTTGTCCTCATGGTTGAGACTGGCACCCA GGAAAGTAAGATTGCTGGAGAGCATAAGAAGAATGCTATCAACTACCAGAAAGATATCGATGCCTTTGTGCA TGTCATTAAG GGAAGTCTACACTACACGTCTGTACCGACCAACAAAGCCGCCGTTCCTACACTGGCTCCGATCTCCTGGAAAGC GAACGGCCAAATTTTCAACGGACAGAATCCCCGCCAGGATCCAAACGTAAACCTGGATGCCAATGGTGTGGCACGTAATGTGGGCGGCATGTCTACCCA CTGGACTTGTGCGACTCCCcgacagaaagagaaggttgAACGCAGCGATATATTCAGTGGTGACGAATGGGATAGCCTGTACAAGGAGGCAGAAAAGTTGATCGGAACCAGCAAGACTGTGCTGAATGACTCGATCCGGCAAGAATTGGTCATGGAGATTCTGAATGACGAGTACGGGAAGCGATCAGCCGAACCGCTACCTTTGGCTGcaaagaagaatggcagtACGGCCTACATCACTTGGTCATCCTCGTCAACTATCCTTGACGCGATGAACTGTAAGGATAAATTTACACTATGGCCCGAGCACCACTGTGAGAAGTTTGTAGTCGAGGAAACAGATAACGGGCCACAGGTCACCAAGGCTAAAATCCGCAAACTCGCCACAGATGAACTGATTACAGTTAAGGCGAAAGTATTTATCGCTTGCGGGGGGCCTATACTTACACCCCAGCTACTTTTTAATTCGGACTTCGTGCCGACAAAGCCCAACAGGGATCCCAGAACCCAAATACCATtagaagacgacgaggaaggcATCGCACCTCCGCCGGATATTCCGGAGTATCTCAAGCTTCCTGCTCTA GGACGCTATCTGACAGAGCAAAGCATGTGCTTCTGCCAAATTGTTCTGAAAAAAGAATGGATTGAGGCAGTGGCTAATCCAAAAAAGAACCCTTATCAAAGCGATGGGGTGAAACGCAAAAAGtgggagaagctcaaggaaggGTGGAAGGAAAGGGTCCAGAAACATATGAAAAGGTTTAATGACCCTATTCCCTTCCCGTTCGATGATTTGGACCCTCAGGTTACTCTACCCTTGGACTATCACCATCCGTGGCATACCCAAATCCATCGCGATGCCTTCTCCTATGGCGCAGCACCCCCAGCCATTGATAAGCGGACCATTGTTGACCTCCGATTCTTCGGAACGGTTGAGCCGGACTGGAAGAACTATGTGACCTTTGAAACCGACATCAGGGATGCGTACGGCATGCCCCAGCCCACCTTCCGCTACAAGCTGAACGATGAGGATCGCAAACGGTCGCACCAGATGATGAAAGATATGGAAGAGGCCGCTGGTGCTCTGGGTGGCTACCTCCCAGGGTCGGAGCCTCAATTTCTAGCTCCTGGCCTTGCACTGCACGTCTGTGGTACCACTAGAGctcagaagaaggagaaagagtgTGACCCTGATCCCAAAGAGACCTCGTGCTGCGATGAGAACTCCAAGATCTGGGGTATCCACAACCTGTACGTGGGTGGGTTGAATGTGATCCCTGGTGCCAATGGGTCCAACCCTACCTTGACAGCAATGTGCTTCGCCATCAAAAGCGCGAAGAGTATCCTTGAAGGGAATTCTTAG
- a CDS encoding putative Zn2+ dependent hydrolase has protein sequence MAPQSKSSFTITHLTTATAILNIDGINFLTDPYFGAEEGTAYDETAELINADLSPLGLTSPPPPPHLVNRKGPSVRLHDLPPIDAVLLSHEDHIDNLDPEGRKLLDGRRVFTTMDGAKNLSPRPGVIGLRPWQTVTSVIGGKEFRITGTPCKHFPVGEVTGFVLETDSFGNNAESGMPNAIYFSGDTVYIDELQEIGKRWHITASLFNLGNATFTFPVGTFQITMDGKQAVRLMRDIGTEVMIPIHFESWDHFQEDREGLEKVFTEEGVIDQIRWTEPGVPKRIY, from the coding sequence ATGGCTCCTCAATCCAAGTCGAGTTTCACCATCACCCACCTCACCACCGCAACCGCGATCCTCAACATTGACGGAATCAACTTTCTGACTGATCCTTACTTCGGCGCTGAGGAAGGTACAGCATACGACGAAACTGCTGAATTGATCAATGCAGACCTCTCTCCTTTGGGCCTCACCtcccctccgcctccgcctcaTCTCGTCAACCGAAAGGGCCCATCTGTCCGACTGCACGACCTGCCCCCAATCGACGCAGTGCTCCTCAGCCACGAAGACCATATCGATAACCTCGACCCAGAGGGCCGCAAGCTGCTTGATGGCCGCCGAGTCTTCACCACCATGGACGGGGCAAAGAATCTTTCTCCTCGTCCTGGAGTCATCGGCCTTCGCCCATGGCAAACTGTCACCTCCGTCATTGGCGGCAAGGAGTTTCGTATCACCGGTACGCCCTGCAAGCACTTTCCTGTTGGTGAGGTAACGGGTTTTGTTCTGGAAACGGATTCGTTCGGCAATAATGCTGAATCTGGGATGCCTAATGCGATCTACTTCTCGGGAGACACCGTCTACATTGACGAGTTACAAGAGATCGGGAAGAGATGGCATATCACGGCGTCCCTGTTCAATCTAGGGAATGCGACATTTACCTTTCCAGTTGGGACCTTCCAGATCACGATGGATGGGAAGCAGGCTGTTCGATTGATGCGGGACATTGGGACTGAGGTCATGATTCCAATTCACTTCGAGTCATGGGACCACTTCCAGGAGGATCGGGAGGGTCTGGAGAAGGTTTTTACTGAGGAGGGTGTTATTGATCAGATTCGCTGGACTGAACCAGGTGTTCCGAAGAGGATCTATTAG
- a CDS encoding C2H2 type zinc finger domain protein, translated as MSPSTYSCNIPGCGATYLRKEHLNRHSAQSHQDASRFSCPHCPSTLARRHMMNWKTDHETIASRHIKNFHQKYELPESRVRKACNACRTRKERCDGKSPCSSCERRGIYCSLSPDSAAQTMIQTNTLTPAAVIMDTKDAETSITGPVIQKYIDIYFRDFHPHWPFLHPSTFDASREPFILVQSVVMIGMWITGHLAKRDVALELHCRLSDAVRMQAESWSIPTSGSQQNTRALWPMATYQSILLQIIMALFLAKGNSSTDISLRHQLSADDSYTLVTLVCTCRASGMFHYPKMIEQHSPATPLAMIWVNVEEIKRFGLALYKVCRLSNLAVTAKRSGNTRQDLLGLADLNFCIPDSDRIWGAPAVMDEQDRQLLIALVERRDNSDQKAWISNATRILCDDQVDFEWA; from the exons ATGTCGCCTAGCACATACTCCTGCAATATCCCAGGATGTGGCGCAACGTATCTTCGCAAAGAGCATCTAAATCGACATAGCGCGCAGAGCCACCAGGATGCTAGTCGCTTCTCGTGTCCACACTGCCCTAGTACTTTGGCAAGGAGGCAC ATGATGAATTGGAAAACTGATCATGAAACTATAGCGAGCCGGCATATTAAGAACTTCCATCAAAAATATGAATTGCCGGAGTCACGAGTCCGGAAAGCCTGCAACGCCTGTCGCACTCGAAAGGAACGTTGTGATGGGAAGTCTCCATGCAGCTCGTGTGAGAGACGGGGAATAtattgctctctttctcctgatTCGGCGGCTCAGACCATGATCCAGACAAATACTCTAACACCCGCTGCGGTCATCATGGACACAAAGGACGCTGAAACTAGTATAACCGGGCCTGTCATTCAAAAGTATATTGATATCTACTTTAGAGACTTCCATCCTCATTGGCCATTCCTACACCCCAGTACATTTGATGCATCAAGGGAGCCATTCATTCTTGTTCAATCCGTTGTTATGATCGGGATGTGGATCACCGGTCATCTAGCAAAGCGGGATGTTGCACTAGAACTCCATTGCCGTCTGAGTGACGCGGTTCGAATGCAAGCG GAATCCTGGTCTATTCCTACATCAGGCTCGCAGCAAAATACTCGTGCTCTATGGCCCATGGCGACCTACCAGAGTATACTTCTCCAGATCATCATGGCATTGTTTCTCGCGAAAGGAAACAGCAGCACCGATATAAGTCTACGGCACCAACTCAGTGCAGACGACTCGTACACCCTGGTGACTCTGGTCTGCACCTGCCGAGCATCAGGCATGTTTCATTATCCGAAGATGATTGAACAGCACAGCCCAGCAACACCATTGGCAATGATTTGGGTCAACGTGGAAGAAATCAAACGGTTCGGATTGGCGCTTTATAAAGTCTGTCGATTGAGTAACTTGGCTGTTACGGCGAAAAGGAGTGGCAACACACGACAGGACCTGCTAGGCCTGGCAGACCTAAACTTTTGTATACCAGACAGCGACCGAATTTGGGGGGCTCCAGCGGTGATGGACGAGCAAGACCGCCAACTACTGATTGCGCTAGTGGAGCGGCGAGACAATTCAGACCAGAAGGCGTGGATCTCTAATGCGACGCGGATACTCTGTGATGATCAGGTTGATTTTGAATGGGCCTAG
- a CDS encoding uncharacterized protein (unnamed protein product): MQDQAYFNLGSHQRPITTSSKDAQLWFNRGLVWAYSFNVGEAERCFERAVKYDTDCAMGLWGIAYSAGPNYKKAWRYFDPKDLRDSIQRANDAIARAAELSNQVTPAEKALVKAIAARFPPTDNIPNDLSPYDRAYADAMRPVYREFGTDPDIAALFADALMCITPRGLWDLDTGEPTGPHTLEARKVIETGLASTVGRAHPALCHLHIHIMEMSPNPELALPAADRLRYLVPDGSHMLHMPTHIDAAVGDYRRAIDSNSEEIMADDKYFAQESGTISYIGYRVHYICAKLYAAMMCGRFTDAMAAAKKLEEVITDDLLSIASPPVADSIESFLGSKAHVLIRFGRWEEILRLELPANRQLKSATTAIILYSRGLAYSALGRIEEAETTQREFELARAAVPKSRLNSIPCRQVDVLQVSSAMLHGELEYRKGNHEIAFTSLREAIRREDALPYSDPPPWMQPVRHALGGLLLEQNRVEEAEVLFREDLGFAEEFPRRRAKLNNVWGLHGLRECLVRLGKTKDLAFVEPAHAIAVASADVPITASCYCRLSAVNVTRCCSAKSGCCE, from the exons ATGCA AGATCAGGCTTATTTCAACCTCGGTTCACACCAGCGTCCAATCACGACATCGTCTAAAGATGCTCAGCTGTGGTTCAACCGCGGTCTAGTATGGGCGTACTCCTTCAATGTCGGGGAAGCAGAACGATGTTTCGAGCGAGCTGTTAAATACGACACCGACTGCGCAATGGGCTTATGGGGTATTGCCTATTCTGCCGGCCCCAACTACAAGAAGGCATGGAGATACTTTGACCCTAAGGACCTCCGTGACTCGATTCAAAGAGCAAACGATGCTATCGCACGCGCTGCCGAGCTTTCTAATCAGGTCACTCCAGCCGAGAAAGCATTAGTAAAGGCAATTGCCGCCCGGTTCCCGCCAACGGACAATATTCCGAACGACCTGAGCCCCTATGATCGTGCTTACGCAGACGCCATGCGTCCTGTCTACCGGGAATTCGGAACCGATCCGGACATCGCAGCGCTTTTCGCCGATGCCTTAATGTGTATAACGCCCCGTGGTTTATGGGACCTGGATACCGGAGAGCCCACGGGTCCGCACACGCTCGAGGCCCGGAAAGTGATCGAGACGGGGCTAGCATCAACTGTTGGTCGTGCGCACCCAGCACTTTGTCACCTGCATATTCACATCATGGAAATGTCCCCTAACCCGGAACTTGCTTTACCGGCTGCTGATCGACTGCGTTATCTGGTCCCGGATGGATCGCATATGCTGCATATGCCGACACATATCGACGCTGCGGTTGGCGACTACCGCCGCGCTATTGACTCAAACAGCGAGGAGATCATGGCGGATGATAAGTATTTCGCGCAGGAAAGCGGCACAATCTCCTATATCGGGTATCGAGTGCACTATATTTGCGCAAAGCTCTATGCAGCAATGATGTGCGGTCGCTTTACAGACGCCATGGCAGCAGCTaagaagctggaggaagTTATTACGGACGATCTTCTTTCGATCGCCAGTCCTCCTGTGGCAGACTCCATTGAAAGCTTTCTCGGAAGCAAAGCCCATGTACTGATCCGCTTCGGCCGGTGGGAGGAGATCTTGCGCCTTGAACTTCCGGCCAATCGTCAGCTCAAGAGCGCAACGACGGCAATTATACTGTATTCCCGCGGCCTGGCATACAGTGCGCTCGGACGAATCGAAGAGGCAGAAACTACACAGCGAGAATTCGAACTCGCGCGCGCGGCTGTCCCAAAATCTCGTTTGAACAGTATCCCCTGCAGGCAAGTTGACGTCCTCCAAGTGTCATCCGCAATGTTACACGGCGAGTTGGAATACCGCAAAGGAAATCATGAAATCGCCTTCACTTCTTTGCGAGAGGCCATCCGGCGCGAAGATGCACTGCCGTATTCAGATCCTCCGCCTTGGATGCAGCCTGTCCGGCATGCACTGGGCGGCTTACTTCTGGAGCAGAACCGGGTAGAGGAAGCTGAAGTGTTGTTCAGGGAGGATCTTGGATTCGCAGAGGAATTTCCTCGGCGCAGAGCAAAGCTCAATAATGTATGGGGCCTCCATGGATTGCGTGAATGTTTGGTGCGTTTGGGTAAGACGAAAGACCTTGCTTTTGTCGAGCCTGCGCATGCGATTGCGGTTGCGTCCGCCGATGTTCCGATCACCGCTTCATGTTATTGTCGGTTATCCGCGGTGAACGTGACACGTTGTTGCTCAGCAAAGTCCGGATGTTGCGAATAG
- a CDS encoding aldehyde dehydrogenase, with the protein MSLDITTFYNVINNELTTTAETRHGINPANQQPNPEVPVSTAADLDKAVSAARQAFKSWSRTSVEERRKALSAFADAIEANKDSLAKLLTQEQGKPLDQASGEVDNAVIWARAIPKIEVPETVIEENEERKVIQRHIPIGVGGAIVPWNFPIMLAVGKIIPAVYTGNTIIVKPSPFTPYCNLKLGELAARCFPPGVVQVLSGGDDLGPMITEHPGIDKISFTGSSLTGRRVMASCAKTLKRVTLELGGNDPSIICEDVDIDAIIPKVGVLSFLCSSQICMMIKRLYVHEKIYDEFRDKLVAFVKNLKLGEGTEPDVFFGPLQNSMQFGKARNLIEHIASEGLNSVLGGSIPDSKGFFVPPTIVDNPPENSRVVQEEPFAPILPILKWSEEADVIARANDTEYGLGASVWTNDFERGQRIARQLEAGNVWVNTHFMVQPNVPFGGHKSSGIGSEWGVTGLTGWCNTQALYFNKKA; encoded by the exons ATGTCGTTGGATATCACT ACCTTCTATAACGTTATTAATAACGAACtgaccaccaccgccgaaACGCGCCATGGAATCAACCCCGCTAATCAACAACCGAACCCCGAGGTCCCAGTTTCGACCGCCGCGGATCTGGACAAGGCTGTGAGCGCTGCTCGCCAGGCATTCAAGTCATGGTCCCGGACATCAGTGGAGGAGCGGCGTAAGGCGCTGAGCGCTTTTGCTGACGCTATCGAGGCGAACAAGGATTCCCTGGCCAAGCTACTGACCCAGGAGCAAGGAAAGCCATTAGACCAAGCATCTGGTGAAGTTGATAACGCCGTCATTTGGGCACGAGCTATCCCTAAGATTGAGGTCCCGGAGACAGTGATtgaggagaatgaagagcGCAAGGTGATCCAGAGGCACATTCCCATCGGTGTTGGAGGTGCCATTGTGCCCTGGAACTTCCCCATCATGTTGGCGGTCGGAAAGATCATTCCTGCAGTGTACACTGGTAACACCATCATTGTTAAGCCGTCGCCCTTCACTCCTTACTGCAACCTGAAGCTCGGAGAGCTTGCTGCCCGTTGTTTCCCACCAGGTGTGGTGCAGGTGTTGAGCGGCGGTGATGACCTCGGTCCAATGATCACCGAGCACCCAGGTATCGACAAGATCAGCTTCACTGGTTCTAGTTTGACCGGTCGCCGTGTCATGGCCAGTTGCGCCAAGACGCTGAAGCGAGTTACTTTGGAACTCGGTGGCAACGACCCTTCCATTATCTGTGAGGATGTTGACATCGATGCTATCATTCCGAAG GTCGGTGTTCTCAGCTTCCTGTGTTCCAGTCAAATCTGCATGATGATCAAGCGTCTTTATGTGCACGAGAAGATCTACGATGAATTCCGTGACAAGCTTGTCGCCTTTGTGAAGAACTTGAAGCTAGGCGAAGGCACCGAGCCCGATGTCTTCTTCGGTCCCCTCCAGAACAGCATGCAATTCGGCAAAGCCCGCAACCTCATCGAGCACATTGCATCCGAAGGGCTGAACTCCGTTTTGGGAGGTTCTATCCCGGATTCGAAGGGCTTCTTCGTCCCGCCCACTATCGTCGACAACCCACCCGAGAACTCGCGCGTTGTCCAGGAGGAGCCCTTCGCGCCTATTCTGCCCATTCTCAAGTGGTCCGAGGAGGCGGACGTGATCGCACGCGCGAACGACACCGAGTATGGACTCGGAGCATCGGTCTGGACTAACGATTTCGAGCGCGGTCAGCGAATTGCGCGCCAGCTTGAAGCCGGTAACGTGTGGGTGAATACACACTTTATGGTGCAGCCTAATGTACCATTTGGTGGACACAAGTCGAGTGGAATTGGTTCTGAGTGGGGTGTGACTGGATTGACTGGGTGGTGCAACACTCAGGCGTTGTATTTTAATAAGAAAGCATGA
- a CDS encoding atrazine chlorohydrolase/guanine deaminase (guanine deaminase, putative) — protein MLYTHATIITVDSNRRIIEDGAIRVENDLIADIGKTAALKTKYTDDEEYDLTGRIIIPGLISTHMHTAQTLLRGAADDLELVSWLCERIWVLQGNFTAEDGYAAARLSIGEMLKSGTTCFLESMFADRYGFDGLARAVEESGIRGCLGKIVMDIAKYAKDDAWAMHPGLVEDRETSLLGTVKMWEKWNGKANDRIRVWFGARTPGGVSDTLYREMTSISREKGIPITMHCAEVRADREFFSSVNHTPMSYCDSVGLLSPSTVLVHMVHLDDDDIKRLAGSGTHVAHCPTSNAKLASGICRVPDLQRAGVNIGLGTDGAPCNNTCDLLQEMKLAGIIHKSLSYDPTAVPAESVLEMATINGARALGLEERIGSLEVGKKADFVAIDTRRIHLQPWFNPVSAVVYTATGRDVDIVVVDGKMLVRNGELLTMDEEEIVREAQRRSEEVVARAGLKDRVKARWPVE, from the exons ATGCTCTACACTCACGCTACAATCATCACCGTCGACTCCAACCGACGCATCATCGAGGACGGTGCCATTCGCGTGGAAAATGACTTAATCGCGGATATCGGCAAGACCGCAGCCCTGAAAACCAAATAcaccgacgatgaggagTACGACCTCACCGGCCGGATAATCATCCCAGGCCTCATCTCGACACACATGCACACGGCTCAGACACTGCTTCGTGGTGCTGCCGATGACCTCGAGTTGGTTTCTTGGCTATGCGAGCGAATCTGGGTGCTGCAGGGAAATTTCACGGCCGAGGACGGATATGCCGCAGCGCGGTTGAGTATTGGGGAAATGCTGAAGTCGGGCACGACCTGCTTCTTGGAGAGTATG TTCGCGGACCGGTATGGATTTGATGGTCTGGCGCGAGCAGTCGAGGAAAGTGGCATCCGGGGCTGTTTGGGTAAGATTGTTATGGACATCGCAAAGTATGCCAAGGATGATGCCTGGGCTATGCATCCTGGACTGGTCGAAGATCGGGAGACATCATTGTTGGGTACGGTGAAGATGTGGGAGAAGTGGAATGGGAAGGCTAACGACCGCATTCGCGTATGGTTCGGGGCTCGCACTCCTGGAGG AGTATCAGACACACTGTACCGCGAGATGACCAGTATATCCCGCGAAAAAGGCATCCCAATCACCATGCACTGTGCCGAGGTGCGCGCAGACCGAGAGTTCTTCTCATCTGTCAACCACACCCCCATGTCGTACTGTGACTCAGTCGGTCTACTCTCGCCCTCGACAGTGTTAGTACACATGGTCCATCTagacgacgacgacatcAAGCGCCTTGCAGGATCAGGAACGCACGTCGCACATTGTCCGACCTCCAACGCCAAACTCGCGTCTGGAATCTGTCGCGTGCCGGACTTGCAGCGCGCCGGCGTTAATATCGGCCTCGGCACCGACGGCGCTCCCTGCAATAATACCTGCGATCTTCTGCAGGAGATGAAGCTAGCGGGGATCATACATAAGAGCTTATCCTATGACCCGACCGCCGTACCGGCCGAATCTGTTCTCGAGATGGCGACTATCAATGGCGCCCGTGCCTTGGGATTGGAGGAGAGGATCGGTAGTTTAGAGGTTGGCAAGAAGGCTGACTTTGTGGCTATTGACACTCGTCGGATTCACTTGCAGCCTTGGTTTAACCCTGTCAGTGCGGTTGTCTACACGGCTACCGGTAGGGATGTTGATATCGTGGTTGTGGACGGGAAGATGCTGGTGCGTAATGGAGAGCTGTTAaccatggatgaagaggagatcGTGCGCGAGGCGCagagaagaagtgaagaggTGGTCGCCAGAGCTGGCTTGAAAGATCGCGTCAAGGCTCGGTGGCCGGTAGAATGA
- a CDS encoding putative nucleoside-diphosphate-sugar epimerase (nmrA-like family protein) yields the protein MTLKYLITGATGGLGRYVLDYFVANKPLHEFAAASSRESNRKQFEDRGIAFRQVDYDDPATLDKAFRDVENVLFVSTNTFDNEKRRKQHQNFVDAASRNGVKHVWYTSLAFGGFKSDSQAAVQTAHLETEEMLRKSGVTYTSIREGIYTEAFPVLLNWYPDSTTVPLPSDGPMALTLRSELGEATARLMIAGGHENEIVLLTAEDTIRPSEVVDIINQTTGREVKFERASPEGYIRIYGENDRGGKPKAFFQQTLTWYEGIEKGELATTHSLMRELLGREPTKPRDAIQGLLLENPNYTWHQNYVN from the exons ATGACCCTCAAATACCTCATCACGGGCGCAACAGGCGGCCTAGGACGATACGTCCTAGACTACTTCGTGGCCAACAAACCACTGCACGAATTCGCCGCCGCATCGTCGAGAGAGTCAAACCGAAAGCAATTCGAGGATCGTGGCATTGCTTTCCGACAGGTTGATTATGATGATCCTGCTACGCTGGATAAGGCATTCCGGGATGTCGAGAATGTACTTTTTGTTAGTACTAATACGTTCGATAATGAGAAGCGTCGAAAGCAGCATCAGAATTTTGTTGATGCGGCGAGTAGGAATGGTGTGAAGCAT GTGTGGTATACATCTCTCGCTTTTGGAGGATTCAAGTCCGATTCCCAGGCCGCGGTGCAGACGGCGCATTTAGAAACTGAAGAAATGCTTAGGAA ATCCGGAGTAACTTACACTTCCATCCGAGAAGGTATTTACACAGAAGCCTTCCCAGTTCTCCTCAACTGGTATCCCGATTCAACCACAGTGCCTCTCCCATCCGACGGCCCAATGGCATTAACCCTACGCTCGGAGCTCGGCGAAGCGACAGCGCGATTGATGATCGCCGGAGGACATGAAAACGAGATCGTCCTGTTGACAGCCGAGGACACTATTCGGCCCTCGGAGGTCGTGGATATCATCAACCAAACGACAGGTCGGGAAGTTAAGTTTGAGCGTGCATCTCCCGAGGGGTATATCCGGATCTACGGTGAAAATGATCGGGGCGGGAAGCCCAAGGCTTTCTTTCAGCAGACTTTGACGTGGTATGAGGGGATCGAGAAGGGTGAGTTGGCTACGACGCATTCATTGATGAGGGAACTTTTGGGTAGGGAGCCGACGAAGCCTCGTGATGCGATTCAGGGCTTGTTGTTGGAAAACCCTAATTACACGTGGCATCAGAATTATGTGAATTGA